The Caballeronia sp. SL2Y3 genome includes a window with the following:
- a CDS encoding propionate--CoA ligase: MPTYREAYRQSIEEPEAFWAEQARRIHWQTPFEQVLDASNPPFARWFVGGRTNLCHNAVDRHLASRAQQDALVYVSTETGIERRYTYAELHAEVNRMAAVMRSLSVKKGDRVLIYLPMIPEALFAMLACARIGAIHSVVFGGFAAPNLAARIDDAEPTLIVTADAGARAGKVIDYTPLVDEALSRAEFKVPQVLLIDRQLAPERLQASYLVAYEPLREQFFDAHVPCEWLESNEPSYVLYTSGTTGKPKGVQRDVGGYAVALAASMEHIFQGAAGDTMFTASDIGWVVGHSYIIYAPLIAGLTTVMYEGTPVRPDGGIWWRLVEQHKINLMFTAPTAIRVLKKQDPALMEKYDLSSLRTLFLAGEPLDEPTAQWIHSALQKPVIDNYWQTETGWPMLAIPRGIEALPSKLGSPGVPSMGFNLTLRNELTGEPCAPGEKGVVTLGYPLPPGCMQTVWGDDRRFVETYWQSVPNQMVYSTFDWGVQDEDGYVSILGRTDDVINVAGHRLGTREIEEALSAHAAVAEVAVVGVTDALKGQTATAFVVLRDADRINAPGAREGMEAELCHAVDTQLGAIARPARVHFVTMLPKTRSGKLLRRAIAALAEGRDPGDLPTIEDAGALAQIRAALGAFGKR; this comes from the coding sequence ATGCCGACTTACCGAGAAGCGTATCGCCAGTCGATCGAAGAGCCCGAAGCGTTCTGGGCCGAACAGGCCCGCCGCATCCATTGGCAGACGCCGTTCGAACAGGTGCTCGATGCGAGCAACCCGCCGTTCGCGCGATGGTTCGTCGGCGGACGCACGAACCTGTGCCATAACGCGGTCGATCGCCATCTCGCTTCGCGCGCGCAGCAGGACGCGCTCGTGTATGTCTCGACGGAAACGGGCATCGAGCGCCGCTACACCTACGCCGAGCTGCACGCGGAAGTGAACCGCATGGCCGCCGTGATGCGCTCGCTCTCGGTCAAGAAGGGCGACCGCGTGCTCATCTATCTGCCGATGATTCCCGAGGCGCTGTTCGCGATGCTCGCGTGCGCGCGCATCGGCGCGATCCATTCGGTCGTGTTCGGCGGCTTCGCGGCGCCGAATCTCGCGGCGCGCATCGACGATGCCGAGCCCACGCTCATCGTCACCGCCGATGCGGGCGCGCGCGCGGGCAAGGTGATCGACTACACGCCGCTCGTCGACGAAGCCTTGTCGCGCGCCGAATTCAAGGTGCCGCAAGTGCTTTTGATCGACCGGCAGCTTGCGCCCGAGCGCCTTCAGGCGAGTTATCTGGTCGCGTACGAGCCGCTGCGCGAGCAATTCTTCGACGCGCACGTTCCCTGCGAATGGCTAGAATCGAACGAGCCGTCGTATGTGCTCTACACGTCCGGCACCACGGGCAAGCCGAAGGGCGTGCAGCGCGATGTCGGCGGCTATGCGGTCGCGCTCGCGGCGTCGATGGAGCATATCTTTCAGGGCGCGGCGGGCGACACCATGTTCACGGCATCGGACATCGGCTGGGTCGTGGGGCATAGCTACATCATCTATGCGCCGCTGATTGCGGGACTCACGACCGTCATGTACGAAGGCACGCCCGTTCGTCCGGATGGCGGCATCTGGTGGCGGCTCGTCGAGCAGCACAAGATCAACCTGATGTTCACCGCGCCCACCGCGATCCGCGTCTTGAAGAAGCAGGACCCGGCGCTGATGGAGAAATACGACCTGTCGAGCCTGCGCACGCTTTTTCTGGCGGGCGAGCCGCTCGACGAACCCACCGCGCAGTGGATCCACAGCGCGTTGCAAAAGCCCGTGATCGACAACTACTGGCAGACGGAAACCGGCTGGCCGATGCTGGCGATACCGCGCGGCATCGAGGCATTGCCGTCGAAGCTCGGCTCGCCGGGCGTGCCGTCGATGGGTTTCAACCTGACCTTGCGCAACGAGCTGACCGGCGAGCCGTGCGCGCCGGGCGAGAAGGGCGTCGTGACGCTCGGCTATCCGCTGCCGCCGGGCTGCATGCAGACCGTCTGGGGCGACGACCGGCGCTTCGTCGAGACGTACTGGCAGAGCGTGCCGAACCAGATGGTCTATTCGACGTTCGACTGGGGCGTGCAGGACGAGGACGGCTACGTGTCGATACTCGGGCGCACCGACGACGTGATCAACGTGGCGGGGCATCGGCTGGGCACGCGCGAGATCGAGGAGGCGTTGTCGGCGCACGCGGCGGTCGCGGAAGTGGCGGTCGTCGGCGTGACGGATGCGCTCAAGGGGCAGACGGCAACGGCGTTCGTGGTGTTGCGCGACGCCGATCGCATCAATGCGCCGGGCGCGCGCGAAGGCATGGAAGCGGAGTTGTGCCACGCGGTCGATACGCAACTCGGCGCGATTGCGCGTCCGGCGCGCGTGCATTTCGTCACGATGCTGCCGAAGACGCGATCGGGCAAGCTGCTGCGCCGCGCGATTGCCGCACTGGCCGAAGGCCGCGATCCCGGCGATCTGCCGACGATCGAGGACGCCGGCGCGCTCGCGCAGATTCGGGCGGCGCTGGGAGCATTCGGCAAGCGATAA
- a CDS encoding 5'-methylthioadenosine/adenosylhomocysteine nucleosidase: protein MKRLAIMAALPQELGDLIAHMRGAGDVRTVTLGKREYHVGEAHGVPVVVTLARIGKVAAAATASALIHVFGVDAILFTGVAGGVRADVRVGDIVVANALLQHDLDASPFFPRYEVPLLERTHFDADSALSDALAAAALAFIETEGDALAERFAVVRPRVHRGLVVSGDKFIASHEAVSALRVALPDALAVEMEGAALAQVCYEHGVPCAVVRTVSDTADAAAPASFAEFLTAIAGMYSSGVLSRFLMRAG, encoded by the coding sequence GTGAAGCGGCTTGCGATCATGGCGGCGCTGCCGCAGGAACTGGGCGATCTCATCGCGCACATGCGGGGCGCGGGCGACGTGCGCACGGTCACACTCGGCAAGCGCGAATATCACGTCGGCGAGGCGCATGGCGTGCCGGTTGTCGTGACGCTCGCGCGCATCGGCAAGGTCGCGGCGGCCGCGACGGCGAGCGCGCTCATCCACGTCTTCGGCGTCGATGCGATTCTCTTCACCGGCGTCGCGGGCGGCGTGCGGGCGGACGTGCGCGTGGGCGATATCGTCGTCGCGAACGCGCTGCTTCAGCACGATCTCGACGCGTCGCCGTTCTTCCCGCGCTACGAAGTGCCGCTGCTCGAGCGCACGCATTTCGACGCCGACAGCGCGCTGTCGGACGCGCTCGCCGCTGCGGCGCTCGCGTTCATCGAAACCGAAGGCGATGCGCTCGCCGAGCGCTTCGCGGTCGTGCGGCCGCGCGTGCATCGCGGGCTGGTGGTCAGCGGCGACAAGTTCATCGCGAGTCACGAGGCAGTGAGCGCGTTGCGCGTTGCGCTGCCGGATGCGCTCGCGGTCGAGATGGAAGGCGCGGCGCTCGCGCAGGTCTGCTACGAGCACGGCGTGCCGTGCGCCGTTGTCCGCACCGTTTCCGATACGGCCGATGCCGCCGCGCCCGCGTCCTTCGCGGAATTCTTGACGGCGATCGCGGGGATGTATTCGTCGGGGGTGTTGTCGCGGTTTTTGATGCGGGCTGGGTGA
- a CDS encoding UvrD-helicase domain-containing protein yields the protein MPDLLANLNPEQLAAVTLPNEPALILAGAGSGKTRVLITRIAWLIQQGYASPQTILAVTFTNKAAREMMSRLSALLPIDTRGMWIGTFHGLCNRMLRAHYRDAGLPQSFQILDTADQLSAIKRLMKGLNVDDEKYPAKNLQYFINNAKEQGLRPKDVDATDNFNRKFVELYEAYDQQCQREGVVDFPELLLRCYELLAHNPPLRAHYQARFRNILVDEFQDTNKLQYAWLKQLAGEHNAIFAVGDDDQSIYAFRGANVGNMHDFEREFRVRNLIKLEQNYRSHGHILDTANYLIANNARRLGKNLRTDAGHGEPVRVYEAATDSQEAGWIVEEIKALINTGLARGEIAVLYRSNAQSRTIEHTLVNAGIAYRVYGGLRFFERQEIKHALAYLRLIDNPNDDTAFARVVNFPTRGIGARSIEQLADAARLYNCSMAAAVPYVTGKAGSSLGAFATLIAKMRAETQQMSLPETVEYVVRASGLAAFYETEREGQDRLENLQELVNAAAAFVSEEGYGLDTPARSIPLRPGATAAQEITAVSDDGEIEVLDAPGIADPAQNPDTMTPLAGFLSHASLEAGDNQAQAGQDAVQLMTVHAAKGLEFTAVFITGLEEGLFPHENSAQESDGLEEERRLAYVAITRAKERLYLSFAQSRMLHGQTRYNIRSRFFDELPEGSLKWLTPKVEAGARWGGRADNAGWGRDWFARPGQERGGPSTASAALPSFANEQRAADTGFKVGQAVFHTKFGEGTVTALEGSGADARAQVRFKRHGEKWLALAVAKLQAVE from the coding sequence ATGCCCGATTTACTCGCCAACCTCAATCCCGAACAGCTCGCCGCCGTGACGCTGCCGAACGAGCCCGCGCTGATTCTCGCGGGCGCGGGCAGCGGCAAGACGCGCGTGCTCATCACCCGCATCGCGTGGCTCATCCAGCAGGGTTACGCATCGCCGCAGACCATTCTCGCCGTCACGTTCACGAACAAGGCGGCGCGCGAGATGATGTCGCGCCTGTCCGCGCTTCTGCCCATCGACACGCGCGGCATGTGGATCGGCACGTTCCACGGCCTCTGCAACCGCATGTTGCGCGCGCATTACCGCGACGCGGGCCTGCCGCAGTCGTTCCAGATTCTCGATACGGCGGACCAGCTTTCCGCGATCAAGCGGCTCATGAAGGGCCTGAACGTCGACGACGAGAAGTATCCGGCGAAAAATCTCCAGTACTTCATCAACAACGCGAAGGAACAAGGGCTGCGTCCGAAGGATGTCGATGCGACCGACAACTTCAACCGCAAGTTCGTCGAGCTGTACGAGGCTTACGACCAGCAATGCCAGCGCGAAGGCGTCGTCGATTTTCCGGAGCTTCTGCTGCGCTGCTATGAACTGCTCGCGCACAACCCGCCGCTGCGCGCGCATTATCAGGCGCGCTTTCGCAATATCCTCGTCGACGAGTTTCAGGACACGAACAAGCTGCAATACGCGTGGCTGAAGCAGCTCGCGGGCGAGCACAACGCGATCTTCGCCGTGGGCGACGACGATCAGTCCATCTACGCGTTTCGCGGCGCGAACGTCGGCAACATGCACGATTTCGAGCGCGAGTTCCGCGTGCGCAATCTCATCAAGCTGGAGCAGAACTACCGCTCGCACGGCCATATTCTCGATACCGCGAATTACCTGATCGCGAACAACGCGCGGCGGCTCGGCAAGAATCTGCGCACCGACGCGGGGCACGGCGAGCCGGTGCGCGTCTACGAAGCCGCGACCGATTCGCAGGAAGCCGGCTGGATCGTCGAGGAAATCAAGGCGCTCATCAACACGGGACTCGCGCGCGGCGAGATCGCGGTGCTGTATCGAAGCAACGCGCAGTCGCGCACCATCGAACATACGCTCGTGAACGCGGGCATTGCGTATCGCGTGTATGGCGGCTTGCGGTTCTTCGAGCGTCAGGAAATCAAGCACGCGCTCGCATATCTGCGCCTGATCGACAATCCGAACGACGACACCGCGTTTGCGCGTGTCGTCAATTTTCCGACGCGCGGCATCGGTGCGCGTTCCATCGAGCAACTGGCCGACGCCGCGCGTCTCTACAACTGTTCGATGGCCGCCGCCGTGCCTTACGTGACCGGCAAGGCGGGATCGAGCCTCGGCGCGTTCGCGACGCTCATCGCGAAGATGCGCGCCGAAACGCAGCAGATGAGCCTGCCGGAAACGGTCGAATACGTCGTGCGCGCAAGCGGACTCGCCGCGTTCTACGAGACCGAGCGGGAAGGGCAGGACCGGCTCGAAAACTTGCAGGAACTGGTCAACGCGGCAGCGGCGTTCGTGAGCGAAGAAGGCTACGGACTGGACACGCCCGCGCGCTCGATTCCGTTGCGCCCCGGCGCGACCGCCGCGCAGGAGATCACGGCGGTCAGCGACGACGGCGAGATCGAAGTGCTGGATGCGCCCGGCATCGCCGATCCCGCGCAGAATCCGGACACCATGACGCCGCTCGCGGGCTTTCTGTCGCATGCATCGCTCGAAGCCGGCGACAACCAGGCGCAAGCCGGGCAGGACGCCGTGCAGTTGATGACCGTCCACGCGGCGAAGGGGCTGGAGTTCACGGCGGTGTTCATCACCGGGCTGGAAGAAGGACTCTTTCCGCACGAAAACAGCGCGCAGGAATCGGACGGCCTCGAAGAAGAGCGGCGGCTCGCGTATGTCGCGATCACGCGGGCGAAGGAGCGGCTGTATCTGTCGTTCGCGCAGAGCCGCATGCTGCACGGCCAGACGCGCTACAACATCCGCTCGCGCTTCTTCGACGAATTGCCGGAAGGCTCGCTCAAGTGGCTCACGCCCAAAGTGGAGGCGGGCGCGCGCTGGGGCGGACGCGCCGACAACGCCGGCTGGGGCCGCGACTGGTTCGCGCGGCCGGGACAGGAACGCGGCGGTCCGTCGACGGCGAGCGCGGCGCTGCCGTCGTTCGCGAACGAACAGCGCGCGGCCGATACCGGCTTCAAGGTCGGGCAGGCCGTCTTCCACACGAAGTTCGGCGAAGGCACCGTGACGGCGCTCGAAGGTTCCGGCGCGGACGCCCGCGCGCAGGTGCGCTTCAAGCGTCACGGCGAGAAATGGCTGGCGCTGGCGGTGGCCAAGCTACAGGCGGTCGAGTGA